The Poseidonibacter lekithochrous region TTCATGTTGTGATTCTGTACCACCAAAACAAGAAGTGAAAAAAGAGAATAAATGGAAAAAGATTAGTGATAAAGCACTAATGAAAAAAACATGGAAACAGTTCCTAAGTTTTGCTCCATATATTGCAATTGGTATTGCTATTGGTGCATTTGTACATGGTTTTGTTCCACAAGAATGGTTAACAAAATATGCAAGTGCTGATAATCCTTTAGCAGTTCCAATTTCTGCAATTATTGGGGTTCCTTTATATATTAGAGCAGAATCAATGGTAGGACTTGCACCTGCTTTATTAGACAAGGGTGTTAGTATGGGTTCTATTTTAGCATTAACAGTTGCTGGTGCGGGTGCTAGTTTACCAGAGATGATAATGTTAAAGAAAATCTTTAAATTACCAATTATGATTTTCTTTGTTCTATCAGTATTTACAATGGCAATTGGTTGTGGGTTCTTAGTAAATCTATACTTTGCATAAATAAATAAAATTAATACAGCAACATCTATATACTTGTATCTATTCACATTTTAGTCACACTAAACCTGCTAGCATTAAATAAAAAGTAGGTTTATATGAAAGCAAATAAAATTCCAGAAAGTAAATTTAAAAGAATATTATGCTGGACTTGGAGACAAAAATCAAGAACTAATATATGCCCAGATTCTCCATCTTTAGAAGGCAAAATAGTAGCCATTACAGGTGGTACTAGAGGTATAGGATTAGAGACAGTAAAAGGACTATTAAAAAGAGGTGCGGAAGTAATAGTCCTATCTAGAAACAAGAAAAAAGACAAAAATATAATTAGAGAATTAAGAGGCAAAGTCTATTTTGTATCATTAGATTTAGGGAATATTAAATCTATTAGAAACTCCATAGAGAAATTAGAAGATGTATTAATGGGCAGAGAAATTGATGTATTAATCAATAATGCAGGTATGGCAGTAAAAGGTGAAACACAAGTATCTCCTCAAGGATATGAGTTAAGCTATGCTGTAAATGTATTAGGTCATCATATTTTATTTCAAGAGTGCCATAGGAAATCTTTGTTATCTGAAAATGCTCATATTATTGCGGTAACTGGTGATATTTATTTTTTAGAAGATGATTGCACCGCTAATTTTGTATATATAGGAAACAAAGGAGTTAATGCCTATTCAAGAAGTAAATTGGGAGTAATGTGGTGGGCACGAAAAATATACAATTTATATCCCCAATATAAAATTAATATAGTTCATCCAGGCGTAATACCAATGGGGCTAGGAGCGAATCAAAAATCAATCTTTAGTCGTTTATTAAGTAAGGCACTTTTGACTCCTAAAGAAGGTGCCCAAACTACACTAATATGTGTAACTCAAGCAGATATTGAAAATGGAGCATATTATCATAATGCCCTAGGTAAAGCTACTCTACCAGAAAGCGATCCAGTATTTAATCTTGAAAAAGCAGATAAATTTTGGAATGAACTAGAAGATATATATACAAATAGTTATAAAAATGATTTTAGTCTTGATAGAGCTTTAGCATAATACAATAGAAGAAATAGGAAATCTATTTCTTCCACCATTCTTCAAGCTTTATAGGAGGGGATAATATATCTATTACTTCTCCCATCTTAGGAATTAGAACATTTGTTTTTTCTTTTTTAGCTAATGTAGAAATTCTCTCCATGGGTTCATTCCACGGATGAAAAGATATTTTAAATGTACCATTATGAATAGGAACTAATAGTTTTCCTTTTAGATCTTTGTGTGCTTGGATTGTTTGTTCTGGAAACATATGAATATACTCAAATCTTTCATTATATTGTCCATTTTCCATAAATGTTATATCAAAGGGTCCATATTTTTCACCAATTCTTTTAAAGCCATCAAAATACCCAGAGTCACCACTAAAGAAAAGTGACTTACCATTTGCTCTTACAACCCAAGAACTCCATAAAGTTGATGCTCTATCAAAAAGCGTTCTTCCTGAGAAATGTTGTGAAGGTGTTGAAATAAGTTCAACATCGCCAATCTTTGTTGATTCCCACCAATCTAAAGATCTTATTTTTTCTTTAGGAACTCCCCATTCTACAAGTCTTTTACCTACACCTAGTGGAACAATAAAATAGTTGACCTTATCTTTTAATCTTATAATAGCTTCTTCTTCTAGGTGATCATAATGATCATGGGAAATTATAATTCCCTCAATTTGACCTACACTATCTAAATCAAGTGGTACTGGATGAAATCTCTTCCAGCCAATCCATTCATAAGGTGTAATAAAGTCCTCAAATACTGGATCAGTTAACCATACCTTACCTTCAAGTTGAAACATGATACTTGAGTGTCCCAATCGTGTATAATGAAAAGCCTCTTTATTATCTATATAGAAATTATCATAAGTAACTTTTTTAATAGGTAAAAGCTCTTTGGGAATACTTCCTGGTTGTTCAGTAAAATATATACCTTTAAGACCTTGATACATCTCGCTAATACTAAATTCAAAATCTGGCATTTCTTTTTTATTTACAAATTTGCCCTCTTTATATTGAGGCGATGATTCAATTCTCTCTTTTATAGCAAGATTATCTTTAGCTAAACAACCACTTATTCCACCTGCAATAAGTACTATTTTTAATATAAGTTTCATATTCTTAAATCCATACATTTTTATACTCTTTATTTTTAATTATCTTATTTTAATAAAAGAGATGTGACCGTAGTGTGAACATCCATAAAAAATAAGTTCACGTTTTAGTCACAAGGAAATTGATAGAATTAAATAGGAAATAAAACAAGTCCATTTACAATTAATT contains the following coding sequences:
- a CDS encoding SDR family NAD(P)-dependent oxidoreductase; this translates as MKANKIPESKFKRILCWTWRQKSRTNICPDSPSLEGKIVAITGGTRGIGLETVKGLLKRGAEVIVLSRNKKKDKNIIRELRGKVYFVSLDLGNIKSIRNSIEKLEDVLMGREIDVLINNAGMAVKGETQVSPQGYELSYAVNVLGHHILFQECHRKSLLSENAHIIAVTGDIYFLEDDCTANFVYIGNKGVNAYSRSKLGVMWWARKIYNLYPQYKINIVHPGVIPMGLGANQKSIFSRLLSKALLTPKEGAQTTLICVTQADIENGAYYHNALGKATLPESDPVFNLEKADKFWNELEDIYTNSYKNDFSLDRALA
- a CDS encoding MBL fold metallo-hydrolase; its protein translation is MKLILKIVLIAGGISGCLAKDNLAIKERIESSPQYKEGKFVNKKEMPDFEFSISEMYQGLKGIYFTEQPGSIPKELLPIKKVTYDNFYIDNKEAFHYTRLGHSSIMFQLEGKVWLTDPVFEDFITPYEWIGWKRFHPVPLDLDSVGQIEGIIISHDHYDHLEEEAIIRLKDKVNYFIVPLGVGKRLVEWGVPKEKIRSLDWWESTKIGDVELISTPSQHFSGRTLFDRASTLWSSWVVRANGKSLFFSGDSGYFDGFKRIGEKYGPFDITFMENGQYNERFEYIHMFPEQTIQAHKDLKGKLLVPIHNGTFKISFHPWNEPMERISTLAKKEKTNVLIPKMGEVIDILSPPIKLEEWWKK